The following are encoded in a window of Pseudomonas graminis genomic DNA:
- a CDS encoding cytochrome b: MSTPVKHFAPLARLLHWLMALMVIAMLFIGAGMVASVSERHQWLLNLHKPLGIAILLLVIVRIIVRVTTQTPPLPADLSAVQALAAKLSHYVLYALMLAMPLIGWAMISAAGDPVMLGSSVRLPSIVSANPDTFALLRKAHAYLAYLFFLTILAHLAAALFHGWVRRDEVLDSMLRGKSRD; the protein is encoded by the coding sequence ATGAGTACGCCCGTCAAGCATTTCGCCCCACTGGCGCGGCTGTTGCACTGGCTGATGGCGCTGATGGTCATCGCCATGCTGTTCATCGGCGCCGGCATGGTCGCCTCGGTGTCCGAGCGGCACCAGTGGCTGCTGAACCTGCACAAGCCCTTGGGCATCGCGATTCTGCTGCTGGTCATCGTCAGGATCATCGTCCGTGTGACCACTCAGACGCCGCCGCTCCCGGCTGACTTGTCGGCCGTGCAGGCACTGGCGGCCAAGCTGTCCCATTACGTGCTGTACGCGCTGATGCTGGCGATGCCGCTGATTGGCTGGGCGATGATTTCCGCCGCCGGGGATCCGGTCATGCTCGGCAGTTCGGTGCGCCTGCCGTCCATCGTCTCGGCCAACCCGGACACCTTCGCGCTGCTGCGCAAGGCCCACGCCTATTTGGCGTACCTGTTTTTCCTGACAATTCTGGCGCATCTGGCCGCCGCGCTGTTTCACGGCTGGGTGAGGAGGGATGAGGTGCTGGACAGCATGCTGCGGGGGAAATCGCGGGATTAA
- a CDS encoding catalase family peroxidase: protein MIDREPPSPRKPPLSTSAKLARLGGIGLIVLIAAGAFAYVNGSLDPQRLTPARVVDVFERNNGVHPGYRRNHPKGICVAGYFESNGAAASLSKAGVFASGRTPVIGRLAVPTGNPYSPDSAAPLRSFAVQFTQPNGQQWRTGMNSMPVFPVATPEAFVDLQIATGPDPKTGKPDPAKPQAFFAAHPEAQPFLAWVKTAKPSASFATETYNSINAFVLVNASGKRQAVRWSLVPEATDAAPAPDAKDYLDKDLSERLASGPQRWKLVLTLANPQDPTNDASKAWSGEHKTVDAGTLVVNADSPQLSGDCRDINYDPLILPNGIEGSDDPLLAARSAAYAASYMRRTGEVDQLKAEPAQEKQP, encoded by the coding sequence ATGATTGACCGTGAACCACCATCCCCCCGTAAACCGCCGTTGAGCACATCGGCAAAACTGGCGCGCCTGGGCGGCATTGGCCTGATCGTACTGATTGCTGCAGGTGCGTTCGCCTACGTCAATGGCAGCCTCGACCCACAGCGACTGACGCCGGCGCGCGTCGTTGACGTGTTCGAACGCAACAATGGTGTCCACCCCGGTTACCGTCGCAACCACCCGAAAGGCATCTGTGTTGCTGGCTACTTCGAGAGCAACGGCGCCGCTGCCAGCCTGTCCAAAGCTGGAGTTTTCGCCAGCGGGCGTACGCCGGTGATCGGGCGTCTGGCGGTGCCCACCGGCAACCCGTACTCCCCCGACAGCGCCGCGCCGTTGCGCAGCTTTGCCGTGCAGTTCACCCAGCCCAACGGCCAGCAATGGCGCACCGGCATGAACAGCATGCCGGTGTTTCCGGTGGCGACGCCCGAGGCGTTTGTCGATCTGCAGATCGCCACCGGGCCTGACCCGAAAACCGGCAAGCCCGACCCGGCGAAACCCCAGGCGTTCTTTGCCGCGCACCCGGAAGCCCAGCCGTTTCTGGCCTGGGTCAAGACCGCCAAGCCTTCGGCCAGCTTCGCCACTGAAACTTACAACAGCATCAACGCATTCGTGCTGGTGAATGCCAGCGGCAAGCGTCAGGCCGTGCGCTGGAGTCTGGTGCCGGAAGCCACCGATGCGGCGCCTGCGCCCGACGCGAAGGACTATCTGGACAAGGACCTCAGCGAACGACTCGCCAGTGGTCCCCAACGCTGGAAGCTGGTGCTGACGCTGGCCAACCCTCAGGACCCGACCAACGATGCGTCCAAGGCCTGGTCCGGTGAGCACAAGACCGTCGACGCCGGGACGCTGGTCGTCAATGCCGACAGCCCGCAACTGAGCGGCGACTGCCGCGATATCAATTACGATCCGCTGATCCTGCCCAATGGTATTGAAGGCTCGGATGACCCGCTGCTCGCTGCGCGTTCGGCCGCCTACGCCGCGTCGTACATGCGTCGCACCGGTGAAGTCGATCAGCTGAAAGCCGAACCTGCCCAGGAGAAACAGCCATGA
- a CDS encoding RNA polymerase sigma factor has product MHDVDDQLRELLPRLRRFAVSLTRDPSSADDLVQSSLEKALSSWSGKRPEGDLRAWLFSILYRQFLDAHRRSRRYSRMLEFFTGNSHDPHTPSAERTIVAQTTLQAFESLSAEQRALLLAVSVEGLSYKEVALMLDVPIGTVMSRLSRARQALRLLSEGEITTPALRILK; this is encoded by the coding sequence ATGCACGATGTCGATGACCAACTACGCGAGTTGCTGCCACGCCTGCGCCGTTTCGCGGTTTCACTGACCCGGGACCCCAGCAGTGCCGATGATCTGGTCCAGTCGAGTCTCGAAAAAGCCTTGTCATCCTGGAGCGGCAAACGGCCGGAGGGTGACCTGCGCGCCTGGCTGTTCTCCATTCTTTATAGGCAATTTCTCGACGCCCATCGGCGCTCGCGGCGATATAGCCGGATGCTGGAGTTTTTTACCGGGAATTCGCACGACCCGCACACGCCGTCGGCTGAGCGCACGATCGTGGCTCAGACCACGTTGCAGGCGTTCGAGAGCCTGAGCGCCGAACAGCGCGCGCTGCTGCTGGCGGTTTCGGTCGAAGGCTTGAGCTACAAGGAAGTGGCGCTGATGCTCGATGTGCCCATTGGCACCGTCATGTCTCGTTTGTCCCGCGCGCGTCAGGCGTTGCGCCTGCTCAGCGAAGGCGAGATCACCACCCCTGCCCTGCGAATACTCAAATGA
- a CDS encoding anti-sigma factor family protein produces MITLPPSERDLHAYVDGQLNEADRATMDTYLAANPALLQRLRGWQQDAHSLRAGLSGDLHRMPNPQLDPSAIRRRIAQQRTRRIATAAVLLVAVSVGGAGGWQARNMSIGHANPPMADAVQAYRLFAGNAEMASDWSATKTRDVQGWLDTHFARANRLPDLASAGFKPVSGRLTTTEQGPAAMVVYRDEQGRTLSFYIRPPGELNKLLPRGSRRDGDLQADYWSGAGYNYAVVGPADDPAAQAARRAF; encoded by the coding sequence ATGATCACACTGCCCCCTAGCGAACGCGATCTTCATGCTTACGTCGATGGCCAGCTCAATGAGGCCGACCGGGCGACGATGGACACCTATCTCGCCGCAAACCCGGCGTTGTTACAACGGCTTCGAGGCTGGCAGCAGGACGCCCACAGCCTGCGCGCCGGATTGAGCGGCGATCTGCATCGGATGCCCAATCCGCAGCTGGACCCGAGCGCGATTCGCCGGCGGATCGCACAGCAACGTACGCGTCGGATTGCAACGGCGGCGGTGCTGTTGGTTGCGGTGAGCGTCGGCGGCGCCGGCGGCTGGCAAGCGAGGAATATGTCCATAGGCCACGCCAATCCGCCGATGGCCGATGCCGTGCAGGCTTATCGGTTGTTCGCGGGCAACGCGGAGATGGCAAGCGATTGGAGCGCCACGAAAACCCGCGACGTACAGGGCTGGCTCGACACCCACTTCGCCCGGGCCAATCGGCTGCCGGATCTGGCGTCGGCAGGCTTTAAACCGGTCAGCGGACGCCTCACCACCACCGAACAGGGCCCGGCGGCCATGGTGGTGTACCGGGACGAACAGGGTCGCACCTTGAGTTTTTACATTCGCCCGCCCGGCGAATTGAACAAGCTGCTCCCCCGCGGCTCCCGTCGCGACGGCGACCTGCAAGCGGATTACTGGTCAGGCGCTGGCTATAACTACGCAGTGGTCGGACCCGCCGACGACCCGGCGGCGCAGGCGGCGCGGCGGGCTTTTTGA
- a CDS encoding lactate dehydrogenase: MSAISSVISTAQLMPVVKPAATVALNDNAAAATTTATPSSVVMLGQDNKVSAPLVYNVRGLMPDASVPPAWEYTRQDKVSLAMTGNFSTSATAGRFQALGATLLSQLAQNGQNISQSVLRSSTGKALEPAELAAAQDRLHSNPANSISLTLKTASGKTIELSLSSQDDGLAVQAQVSGGDLSDDEMSALNAMADGFQSAIDGLTSKPPTLKLDALTHFDAKAFASVDLKTSLKLEDGSAQTLELHADADKRSVRMNGALGNLDLSVDLKNAAIRGDSGQQAKALEGYVSQIDAARKRGDGDAQLLSMFEDAFKTLHSNYPDTRVSAAPQTVSSIELTDTDHGLLTGLGDFSASVSEKSVEGNPGRPGELDSFAYTLSQATQSKGRDQLNRTIVQDQQSQLTASFHKPLPGGQKLDLSTDPKTQNYLYYQISDQASSKTSIGYKKGELVDATVSQSASQSTRISKYVLGRLEKETHTPISTSKTQNFLSVLQQALQQDKEARQGRGTSTLKDTLAGIHARVLLQSEPSRLNG; encoded by the coding sequence ATGTCAGCGATTTCTTCGGTCATTTCAACCGCCCAGTTGATGCCGGTGGTCAAGCCGGCGGCCACCGTCGCGCTCAATGACAACGCCGCTGCTGCCACCACCACTGCCACGCCGTCGTCCGTTGTCATGCTCGGCCAGGACAACAAGGTCAGCGCCCCGTTGGTCTACAACGTCCGAGGCCTGATGCCCGACGCCAGCGTCCCGCCGGCCTGGGAGTACACCCGGCAGGACAAAGTCTCGCTGGCCATGACGGGCAATTTCAGCACCTCCGCCACCGCGGGTCGCTTCCAGGCCCTGGGTGCAACGCTGCTCAGTCAGTTGGCCCAGAACGGCCAGAATATTTCCCAATCGGTGCTGCGTTCCTCCACCGGTAAAGCGCTGGAGCCTGCAGAGCTCGCTGCTGCCCAGGACCGCCTGCACAGTAATCCGGCCAACAGCATCAGCCTGACCCTGAAAACCGCCAGCGGCAAAACCATCGAGCTGAGCCTTTCCAGTCAGGACGACGGTCTGGCGGTGCAGGCCCAGGTGAGCGGCGGCGACCTCAGCGACGACGAGATGAGCGCACTGAACGCCATGGCGGACGGTTTTCAGTCGGCCATCGACGGCCTGACCTCGAAACCGCCGACCCTGAAGCTGGACGCTCTGACCCATTTCGATGCCAAGGCTTTCGCCTCCGTAGATTTGAAAACCAGCCTCAAGCTTGAAGACGGCAGCGCCCAGACCCTTGAACTGCACGCCGATGCCGACAAGCGTTCGGTGCGCATGAATGGCGCGCTGGGCAATCTCGATCTCTCGGTGGACCTGAAAAACGCGGCCATTCGTGGTGACAGCGGCCAGCAGGCCAAGGCGCTGGAGGGCTATGTCAGCCAGATCGACGCGGCGCGCAAACGCGGTGACGGCGACGCGCAGCTGCTGTCCATGTTCGAGGACGCGTTCAAAACGCTGCACTCCAATTACCCTGACACCCGTGTTTCAGCAGCGCCGCAGACGGTGAGTTCCATCGAGCTGACCGACACGGACCACGGCCTGTTGACCGGGCTGGGCGACTTCAGCGCGTCGGTCAGCGAGAAGAGTGTCGAAGGCAACCCGGGTCGGCCCGGCGAGCTCGATTCCTTTGCCTATACGTTGTCCCAGGCGACCCAGTCCAAAGGCCGCGACCAATTGAATCGCACCATTGTCCAGGACCAGCAATCCCAGCTCACGGCGAGTTTTCACAAGCCACTGCCAGGCGGGCAAAAGCTGGACCTGAGCACCGATCCGAAAACGCAGAATTACCTGTATTACCAGATCAGCGATCAGGCCAGCAGCAAGACCAGCATCGGCTATAAAAAAGGCGAGCTGGTGGACGCGACGGTGAGCCAGTCGGCCAGCCAGTCGACGCGTATTTCCAAGTATGTGCTGGGCCGCCTGGAAAAAGAGACGCACACGCCGATCTCCACCTCCAAGACCCAGAACTTCCTCAGCGTGCTGCAACAGGCGTTGCAACAGGACAAAGAAGCCAGACAGGGCCGCGGGACCTCGACCCTGAAAGACACCTTGGCCGGGATTCATGCCAGGGTGCTGCTGCAAAGCGAGCCGTCGAGGCTCAATGGCTGA
- a CDS encoding AraC family transcriptional regulator, with translation MTALSTLVDLISRHAADDGLHSTAIPGVSLARAAAPTVAMPVVYEPTLCLIAQGRKRVIAGGRSFVYDAASYLVASIDIPVMGSVIEASEREPYLCLVLDLDMTALSDLALRHPAPADRSAVPAAGIELNDTSPELFEAAVRLARLLDTPQHIDELAPLAVREILYRLLTGSGHGVLRQLANADSRLRQIAKAIAWLRGHYTEGCRIEDMAEVAGMSRSTFHTHFKAVTSMSPLAFRSQLRLQEAQRLMVAQAVDAAAAGYRVGYESPSQFSRDYRRLFGVPPAEDARRLRQEAPVALS, from the coding sequence ATGACCGCGTTGTCCACACTGGTTGACCTCATCAGCCGCCATGCTGCAGACGATGGCCTGCATTCAACGGCCATTCCGGGCGTAAGCCTGGCGCGGGCCGCTGCACCTACCGTGGCGATGCCAGTGGTCTACGAACCGACGCTGTGCCTCATCGCCCAGGGTCGCAAGCGCGTGATCGCCGGCGGCCGGTCCTTTGTCTACGACGCCGCCAGCTACCTGGTGGCCTCAATCGACATTCCGGTCATGGGCTCGGTGATTGAGGCCAGCGAGCGCGAGCCTTACCTGTGTCTGGTGCTTGACCTGGACATGACGGCCCTGAGCGATCTGGCGTTGCGACACCCGGCGCCCGCTGACAGGAGCGCCGTGCCGGCGGCCGGTATCGAACTCAACGACACCAGTCCCGAGCTGTTCGAGGCGGCAGTGCGGCTTGCCCGCCTGCTGGACACGCCCCAACACATCGACGAGCTCGCACCCTTGGCCGTGCGCGAGATTCTCTACCGGTTGCTGACCGGCAGCGGCCACGGCGTGCTCCGCCAACTGGCCAACGCCGACAGCCGTCTGCGCCAGATTGCCAAGGCCATCGCCTGGCTGCGCGGGCATTACACGGAGGGCTGTCGGATCGAGGACATGGCCGAGGTGGCGGGCATGAGCCGCTCGACCTTTCACACGCATTTCAAAGCAGTAACGTCCATGAGCCCGCTGGCGTTTCGCAGTCAATTGCGACTGCAGGAAGCGCAACGGCTGATGGTGGCCCAGGCTGTTGATGCGGCGGCCGCTGGCTACCGCGTCGGGTATGAAAGCCCGTCGCAGTTCAGTCGGGATTACCGGCGCCTGTTCGGTGTGCCACCGGCAGAGGACGCGCGACGTCTGCGTCAAGAGGCGCCGGTGGCCCTGTCCTGA
- a CDS encoding aldo/keto reductase: protein MPTLNALDHYRLLGRSGMRVSPLSLGTMTFGSDWGWGSDEAEARQIFDTYVDHGGNFIDTAVNYTNGASERILGQFLKHKRDRLVVATKYTMARDPGDPNSGGNHRMNLTRSVETSLKQLDTDRIELLYLHAWDFTTSADEVMRALDDLVRAGKVLYLGICNTPAWKVAELQTLATLRGWAPLAALQIEYSLVERSVEHELMPMAQAMGLGVLPWSPLGGGILTGKYNREDLQQASEAGVSATRKGVISSSGHMNERSLQIASAVVDVAHDIGATPSQVALAWTLLNPAVVAPVMGARTLAQAHDNLGALALQLDAEQIARLNEASTPEPIFPARFVNQPMVQQLIFGGATVQK, encoded by the coding sequence ATGCCCACTCTCAATGCACTCGACCACTACCGCCTGCTCGGACGATCGGGGATGCGCGTTTCACCCCTTTCCCTTGGCACCATGACGTTCGGCTCCGACTGGGGCTGGGGTTCCGATGAAGCCGAGGCCCGGCAGATTTTCGACACCTACGTCGACCACGGCGGCAACTTCATCGACACCGCCGTCAACTACACCAACGGCGCGTCCGAGCGAATCCTCGGCCAGTTTCTCAAGCACAAACGGGATCGTCTCGTGGTCGCCACCAAGTACACCATGGCTCGCGACCCGGGCGATCCCAACTCCGGCGGCAATCACCGGATGAACCTCACTCGTTCGGTGGAGACCAGCCTGAAGCAACTGGACACCGACCGCATCGAGCTGCTCTACCTGCATGCGTGGGATTTCACCACGTCTGCCGATGAGGTCATGCGTGCACTGGATGACCTCGTTCGCGCCGGCAAGGTGTTGTACCTCGGCATTTGTAACACCCCGGCGTGGAAAGTCGCGGAACTGCAGACCCTCGCAACCCTCAGGGGCTGGGCGCCGCTGGCGGCCCTGCAAATCGAATACAGCCTGGTCGAGCGCAGTGTCGAGCATGAGCTGATGCCCATGGCCCAGGCGATGGGCCTTGGCGTGCTGCCGTGGTCGCCGTTGGGCGGCGGCATTCTGACCGGCAAATACAACCGAGAAGATTTGCAGCAAGCGAGCGAAGCCGGCGTATCCGCGACCCGCAAAGGCGTGATCAGCTCGTCGGGCCATATGAACGAGCGGTCCCTGCAGATCGCCAGCGCCGTGGTCGACGTCGCCCATGACATCGGCGCCACACCCTCCCAGGTGGCTCTGGCGTGGACGCTCCTCAATCCGGCCGTCGTCGCCCCGGTCATGGGCGCAAGAACCCTTGCCCAGGCCCACGACAACCTGGGCGCCCTCGCCTTGCAGCTTGATGCCGAACAGATTGCCCGGCTGAACGAGGCCAGCACGCCGGAGCCGATATTCCCGGCCCGATTCGTCAACCAGCCGATGGTTCAGCAGTTGATATTCGGGGGCGCCACAGTGCAGAAGTAA
- a CDS encoding ATPase domain-containing protein: MSSKVTINRLATGVPGFDEILGGGLPEFSFNLIAGPPGCGKTTLAHQMMFALATPERPAIFFTVLGEPPLKMLRYQQQFSFFDDAAVNRSIRYVNLADDTLAGDLDEVLRRIVAEVETHSPALVFVDSFRSVVLASETASNPNNNLPQFVQQLGMLMTTWQATTFLLGEYFNELDSNPIFTVADGLIWLRQSVQRNSMVRKMEIMKMRGQPTLPGLHTFRIADSGITVFPPAAVTLRDRSELVDGSPQQRLKMGVPHLDDMLGGGLPRGYSLLVAGPSGSGKSLLAAAFLEEGARNGETGVIAVFEQRPNHLHNAALTRLVQMDKVGVVDRRVPDLSIDEIVQQLLAEIRRLGATRVVIDSLSGFELAVAPAFREDFRESLSRMVNALTSAGVSVLMTSELEDRYTDLRFSPYGTAFLTDAIIVQRYIEIDSRLQRIMAVVKVRASAHSDELRLYRIDDNGLQIGTRLHNQEGLLGGRPTRLAPGFTDAADDIR; the protein is encoded by the coding sequence ATGAGTAGCAAAGTCACGATCAACCGTCTGGCAACGGGCGTACCGGGATTCGACGAGATTCTGGGCGGCGGCCTGCCGGAGTTTTCCTTCAACCTCATCGCCGGTCCGCCAGGCTGCGGCAAGACCACGCTGGCGCACCAGATGATGTTCGCCCTCGCCACACCCGAGCGCCCGGCGATTTTCTTCACGGTGCTCGGCGAACCGCCGCTGAAGATGCTGCGCTATCAACAGCAGTTCAGCTTTTTCGACGACGCAGCGGTCAACCGCTCGATCCGCTACGTCAACCTGGCGGACGACACCCTGGCCGGGGATCTGGACGAAGTACTGCGGCGAATCGTTGCCGAAGTGGAAACCCACAGCCCTGCCCTGGTGTTCGTGGACTCGTTTCGCTCGGTGGTGCTGGCCAGCGAAACCGCAAGCAATCCCAACAACAACCTGCCGCAGTTCGTGCAGCAGTTGGGCATGCTGATGACCACCTGGCAGGCGACGACCTTCCTGTTGGGGGAGTATTTCAACGAGCTCGACAGCAACCCGATCTTCACCGTCGCCGATGGGCTGATCTGGCTGCGCCAGAGCGTTCAACGCAATTCCATGGTGCGCAAGATGGAGATCATGAAGATGCGCGGCCAGCCAACGCTGCCCGGACTGCACACCTTCCGTATCGCCGATTCGGGCATCACGGTATTTCCGCCGGCCGCGGTCACACTTCGGGACCGCTCCGAGCTTGTCGATGGCAGCCCGCAGCAGCGGCTGAAAATGGGCGTGCCTCATTTGGACGATATGCTTGGCGGCGGCCTGCCCCGGGGCTATTCGTTGCTGGTGGCAGGTCCTTCAGGCTCCGGCAAGAGCCTGCTGGCGGCAGCCTTTCTCGAAGAGGGCGCACGCAATGGCGAAACGGGTGTCATCGCGGTCTTTGAACAGCGGCCCAACCATCTGCATAACGCCGCACTCACGCGTCTGGTGCAGATGGACAAAGTGGGCGTCGTCGACCGACGCGTGCCGGACCTGTCCATCGACGAGATCGTGCAGCAGTTGCTCGCGGAAATTCGCCGGCTGGGTGCGACGCGTGTGGTGATCGACTCGCTGTCGGGCTTCGAACTGGCCGTGGCCCCTGCGTTTCGCGAGGACTTCCGTGAATCCCTGTCGCGCATGGTCAATGCGTTGACCAGCGCCGGAGTCAGTGTGCTGATGACCTCGGAACTGGAAGACCGCTACACGGATCTGCGCTTCAGCCCTTACGGCACGGCATTTCTGACCGACGCCATCATCGTCCAGCGTTACATCGAAATCGACAGCCGCTTGCAGCGCATCATGGCAGTGGTGAAGGTCCGGGCCAGCGCCCACTCGGATGAACTGCGGCTGTACCGCATCGACGACAATGGCTTGCAGATCGGCACGCGCCTGCACAATCAGGAAGGCCTGCTGGGCGGGCGTCCGACGCGCCTGGCGCCAGGGTTTACTGACGCGGCAGACGACATCCGATGA
- a CDS encoding sensor histidine kinase: MNEFDSKDPAARADTDRAYALLAQNKEEALAHLASLRRELFETEASVGTGLHIELLVQANQKLVLTALAAQAQAPAANAPADVYQELREANEHLVISALHAQTLQAQAELALSQQRTAMASVAHEMRNPLTPISLIAERMVRASSDKLPEMRAMIEGQVQHLARMVEDLLDVARASTGKLRLTCAHIDIVHIIRESVEACAPLMHKKNLQMDISLPGAPMLVNGDRIRIVQIFTNVLTNATKYTPCGGKIALCAEAVPEGLKIVISDNGIGISAQALPMIFDAYVQDTQAIGFNGSGLGIGLTVVRQLVEGHGGSVTAHSEGEGKGCRFIILFPLVGSAP, translated from the coding sequence ATGAATGAGTTCGACAGCAAGGACCCGGCAGCGCGCGCGGACACCGACCGCGCCTACGCGCTGCTCGCACAGAACAAGGAAGAAGCCCTCGCGCACCTGGCGTCCCTGCGCCGAGAGCTGTTCGAGACCGAAGCTTCTGTTGGCACTGGCTTGCATATTGAGCTGCTGGTGCAAGCCAATCAGAAACTGGTGCTGACGGCGCTTGCGGCGCAGGCGCAGGCCCCCGCTGCCAATGCACCCGCCGATGTCTATCAGGAGCTGCGCGAAGCCAACGAACACCTGGTGATTTCCGCGCTCCACGCGCAGACGCTGCAGGCCCAGGCCGAACTGGCCCTGTCCCAGCAACGCACGGCCATGGCGTCAGTGGCCCATGAGATGCGCAACCCGCTGACGCCCATCAGCCTGATCGCCGAGCGCATGGTGCGCGCGTCCAGCGACAAACTTCCGGAAATGCGCGCGATGATTGAGGGGCAGGTGCAACATTTGGCGCGCATGGTTGAAGACTTGCTCGACGTCGCCCGGGCGAGCACCGGCAAGCTGCGCCTGACCTGCGCCCATATCGACATCGTGCACATCATCCGTGAATCGGTTGAAGCCTGTGCGCCGTTGATGCACAAGAAAAACCTGCAAATGGACATCAGCCTTCCGGGTGCGCCGATGCTGGTCAACGGCGACCGCATCAGGATCGTGCAGATCTTCACCAATGTCCTTACCAATGCAACCAAATACACGCCATGCGGCGGCAAGATCGCGCTGTGCGCCGAGGCGGTTCCCGAAGGCCTGAAGATCGTCATCTCCGACAACGGCATCGGCATTTCGGCCCAGGCATTGCCGATGATCTTCGATGCTTATGTCCAGGACACCCAGGCCATCGGCTTCAATGGTTCAGGCCTCGGCATCGGGCTGACCGTGGTCCGGCAATTGGTGGAAGGCCATGGCGGCAGCGTGACGGCCCACAGCGAGGGCGAAGGCAAAGGCTGTCGTTTCATTATTTTGTTTCCGCTGGTGGGATCTGCGCCGTAA
- a CDS encoding winged helix-turn-helix transcriptional regulator — protein sequence MDIGGQKVGTAVIPSGLDAQEIVRRSQDACRALSDDEDGLKRDILGHSGNRWSLGVVHALGVSSPLRHAELRRQLHGVTQRMLTHTLRQLERDGLISRRDFGEKPLRVEYALTELGMGLLVQMIPLWTWVIEQAEGFTAARERYDAQVRGAAANPVRTDPPVG from the coding sequence ATGGACATCGGCGGGCAAAAAGTAGGCACAGCGGTGATACCGAGCGGCCTGGATGCTCAGGAAATCGTCCGGCGTTCGCAGGACGCCTGTCGTGCGCTCAGCGACGATGAGGACGGGCTCAAGCGCGATATCCTCGGCCACTCCGGCAACCGGTGGTCACTGGGCGTGGTGCATGCGCTCGGCGTGAGTAGCCCGTTGCGTCACGCCGAGTTGCGGCGCCAGCTGCACGGCGTCACCCAACGCATGCTGACCCACACACTGCGGCAGTTGGAGCGCGACGGGCTGATCAGTCGTCGTGACTTCGGCGAGAAACCCTTGCGCGTCGAGTACGCGCTGACCGAACTGGGCATGGGCTTGCTGGTGCAGATGATCCCGCTGTGGACCTGGGTCATCGAACAGGCGGAGGGCTTTACGGCTGCGCGCGAACGCTACGACGCGCAGGTGAGGGGGGCTGCGGCCAATCCGGTCAGGACCGATCCGCCAGTTGGCTGA
- a CDS encoding aromatic alcohol reductase, with product MQAGISNVKQHILVLGAGELGLAVLRGLTARGTESGSISVLLRQTRVESPSLEKQKEIAAIRSLGVAIEVADIADASVAELAGVLGRFDTVISCVGFGAGRGTQRKLTEAALVAGVKRYVPWQFGVDYDVIGRGSPQDLFDEQLEVRDLLRAQSRTEWLIISTGMFTSFLFDPAFGVVDLQAGRVNALGSLDTAVTVTTPEDIGTLTAAIVLHSPRLINQVVYTAGDTLTYDDLADVLERVTGRTFCRRASSVQQLLAALEEMPDDNLRKYRAVFALGQGVAWDVAQTFNGRHGIAVTDAEGWARSNLARG from the coding sequence ATGCAGGCTGGTATTTCAAACGTCAAACAACACATTCTGGTCCTCGGCGCCGGCGAACTGGGGCTTGCCGTACTGCGAGGACTGACCGCGCGCGGGACTGAATCAGGGAGTATCAGCGTGCTCCTGCGCCAGACCCGCGTGGAGAGTCCGTCTCTGGAAAAGCAAAAGGAAATCGCCGCAATCAGGTCTCTCGGTGTAGCCATTGAGGTGGCCGACATCGCCGACGCCTCGGTGGCGGAACTGGCGGGGGTGCTCGGCCGTTTCGATACGGTGATCAGTTGCGTGGGTTTCGGTGCCGGTCGGGGCACCCAACGCAAACTCACAGAGGCTGCCCTCGTCGCGGGCGTCAAGCGCTACGTGCCCTGGCAATTCGGTGTCGACTACGACGTGATCGGACGCGGCAGCCCGCAAGACCTCTTCGACGAGCAACTGGAGGTGCGCGACCTGTTGCGCGCCCAGTCACGCACGGAATGGCTGATTATCTCAACCGGGATGTTCACCAGCTTTCTGTTCGATCCGGCATTCGGGGTGGTGGATCTGCAGGCCGGGCGGGTCAATGCGCTGGGCAGTCTGGACACGGCGGTGACGGTAACGACGCCGGAAGACATCGGCACCCTCACCGCCGCGATCGTCCTGCACAGCCCTCGCTTGATCAATCAGGTGGTGTACACCGCTGGCGACACCCTGACCTACGATGATCTGGCGGATGTACTTGAGCGCGTCACCGGACGGACATTCTGCCGCCGGGCCTCCAGCGTGCAGCAGTTACTGGCGGCCCTTGAGGAAATGCCCGACGACAATCTGCGCAAGTACCGGGCGGTGTTCGCCCTGGGCCAAGGCGTGGCATGGGATGTGGCGCAGACGTTCAATGGGCGGCACGGTATTGCGGTGACCGATGCCGAGGGTTGGGCACGGTCTAACCTGGCTCGCGGCTGA